In Planctomycetota bacterium, a genomic segment contains:
- the ffh gene encoding signal recognition particle protein has protein sequence MLERLSEGFQNALRSLSGKGEISEKNVREAMADVRESLLEADVALEVVENFCAEVIEEAKGTRVTQSVKPGEEMIKIVHDRLVEVLGGTPGEASDPGVQAYGPGPTVIMMCGLQGSGKTTTCGKLAAWLKKKDQSTTLVAADLQRPAAVEQLETVSAQIAELPGSAPVRFHGELDQVGAYGERVGVAVDVCKRGLKRAKADGSDWAILDTAGRLHVDDDLMGELARIKRAVNPHYIFLVVDSMTGQDAVRSAKAFHDQLGIDGVILTKFDSDTRGGAALSVRRVTGATVRFVGTGEGPTALEPFHPERFAGRILGMGDVVSLVERAQEEVSEEEAEKLQNKMMRGEMGMDDFLKQLKTIRRLGPMKQVLGMLPGVGSMLKDVNIEDRELDRIEAQIQSMTEDERAKPRLIDHSRRKRIARGAGVDQPTVAKLVKQFNMINQLTRSMGDMSAKGKMSAMSSMAASAGGAETAFGGAGGMPALTRRKGTKSGGKSFKQRKKRK, from the coding sequence ATGCTCGAACGACTCTCCGAAGGCTTCCAGAACGCCCTCCGCTCGCTCAGTGGCAAGGGCGAGATCTCCGAGAAGAACGTCCGCGAGGCGATGGCCGACGTCCGCGAGAGCCTGCTCGAGGCCGACGTGGCGCTCGAGGTCGTCGAGAACTTCTGCGCCGAGGTCATCGAGGAAGCCAAGGGCACTCGCGTCACCCAGTCGGTCAAGCCCGGCGAGGAGATGATCAAGATCGTGCACGATCGCCTCGTCGAGGTGCTCGGCGGCACGCCCGGCGAGGCCAGCGACCCCGGCGTGCAGGCCTACGGCCCTGGGCCCACGGTCATCATGATGTGCGGGCTGCAGGGCAGCGGCAAGACGACCACCTGCGGCAAGCTGGCCGCGTGGCTCAAGAAGAAGGACCAGTCCACGACGCTCGTCGCGGCCGACCTGCAGCGGCCGGCGGCCGTCGAGCAGCTCGAGACCGTCAGCGCCCAGATCGCCGAACTGCCGGGCAGCGCCCCGGTGCGCTTCCACGGCGAGCTGGATCAGGTCGGCGCGTACGGCGAGCGTGTTGGCGTCGCCGTCGATGTGTGCAAGCGGGGCCTCAAGCGGGCCAAGGCCGACGGCAGCGATTGGGCGATCCTCGATACCGCCGGGCGGCTGCACGTCGACGACGACCTGATGGGCGAGCTGGCCCGCATCAAGCGGGCGGTCAATCCCCACTACATCTTCCTCGTCGTCGACAGCATGACCGGCCAGGACGCCGTCCGCAGCGCCAAGGCCTTCCACGACCAGCTGGGCATCGACGGCGTCATCCTGACCAAGTTCGACAGCGACACGCGGGGCGGGGCGGCGCTCAGCGTCCGCCGCGTCACGGGCGCCACCGTCCGTTTCGTGGGCACGGGCGAGGGGCCGACGGCGCTCGAGCCCTTCCACCCCGAGCGCTTCGCGGGCCGCATCCTGGGCATGGGCGACGTCGTGTCGCTCGTCGAGCGCGCCCAGGAGGAGGTCTCCGAGGAGGAGGCCGAGAAGCTCCAGAACAAGATGATGCGCGGCGAGATGGGGATGGACGACTTCCTCAAGCAGCTCAAGACCATCCGCCGGCTGGGGCCCATGAAGCAAGTGCTCGGCATGCTGCCGGGCGTGGGCAGCATGCTCAAGGACGTGAACATCGAGGACCGCGAGCTCGACCGCATCGAGGCGCAGATCCAGTCGATGACCGAGGACGAGCGGGCCAAGCCCAGGCTCATCGACCACTCGCGCCGCAAGCGGATCGCCCGGGGCGCGGGCGTGGATCAGCCCACCGTGGCCAAGCTCGTCAAGCAGTTCAACATGATCAACCAGCTCACCCGCAGCATGGGCGACATGAGCGCTAAGGGCAAGATGAGCGCGATGAGCAGCATGGCCGCCTCCGCGGGCGGGGCCGAGACCGCCTTCGGCGGCGCGGGCGGCATGCCGGCGCTCACCCGCCGCAAGGGCACCAAGTCGGGCGGCAAGAGCTTCAAGCAGCGCAAGAAGCGGAAGTAG
- the dpsA gene encoding DNA starvation/stationary phase protection protein DpsA gives MTTETPWRPQDMIEDNPIHLAEDAVRAIAPELDKHLAATFVLFHQYQKHHWLVEGPQFRDIHIFLEDGYNELHKYADMIAERMTAIGGIPTSSPSNMAELSYIEHEPEGVFRIRDMLSRDREAEGEMARRLRETIRLCTEHGDFGTETLLKKTLLKVEDRAHHLDHFLGEDSLGLAL, from the coding sequence GTGACCACCGAGACGCCCTGGCGCCCGCAGGACATGATCGAGGACAACCCGATCCACCTCGCGGAGGATGCCGTCCGCGCCATCGCCCCCGAACTCGACAAGCACCTCGCGGCCACCTTCGTGCTCTTCCATCAGTACCAGAAGCACCATTGGTTGGTCGAAGGGCCGCAATTCCGCGACATCCACATCTTCCTTGAGGACGGCTACAACGAGCTGCACAAGTACGCCGACATGATCGCCGAGCGGATGACCGCGATCGGCGGCATCCCGACCAGTTCGCCGTCCAACATGGCCGAGCTCTCCTATATCGAGCACGAGCCAGAGGGCGTGTTCCGCATCCGCGACATGCTGTCGCGCGACCGCGAGGCGGAGGGCGAGATGGCGAGGCGGCTGCGGGAGACCATCCGCCTGTGCACCGAGCACGGCGACTTCGGCACCGAGACGCTGCTCAAGAAGACGCTGCTGAAGGTCGAGGACAGGGCCCACCACCTCGACCACTTCCTGGGCGAGGATTCGCTCGGACTTGCGCTCTAG
- a CDS encoding amino acid permease yields the protein MVISESRPRNLGWLHAGPLLYGDWGTSRLYVLGLAFLYTGHASVIYLAAIGALMIAVSWAYTHICRCFPDGGGVYSAARQLSPTLSVVGATLLLSGYIMTAAISVIEAFHYFGVPHGLTLPLGVITIVGIGVVNWLGSRRAGQFALVIAVMAMVVSAVLAVLAIPLVVDGLGTISLDYFTEVGPFDAWVSFAKICLALAGLEAVANMTGIMKKPVAKTSRKTIWPVSLEVVVLNMVFGIALAGLSTNIATTSPDDLTYGQQLAMSQRAIEVAVDEGSIEPADAQRIEEVRAYRDTAMKVVAAESGERWTGSETVSLVFSKVAGITFGLLLLSATNTAVMAMVSVLFAMAQDRELPRSLTRLNYSGVPWIGLIVSVIVPIGVILVEQDVQVLAKLYVLGVCGAITTNILCCAVNRKLELGRGVRIGMWIMGSVLGAVSLTIAATQLESLAFSGGLVALVLGLRQIMQWQRKGGPEPIPEPIRGWLSEVKREPIALDANRPRIMLAARGRYQAEFACDLAKSRDAVLFVLFVRVFRVGEFGPLRTPNIEEDYEAQQALGSTIVLARELGVTCMPIYVTSTEIAPEILDYTVTYGCDTLIMGKSRRSVFSRKIEGDVITRVAEHLPDNVSLITRSADTPHVARRPKPEPEPGAASEAGAADDTGAPPAPGRDADDTPA from the coding sequence ATGGTGATCAGCGAATCCAGGCCGCGGAACCTGGGCTGGCTGCACGCCGGCCCGCTGCTCTACGGCGACTGGGGCACCAGCCGGCTGTACGTGCTGGGCCTGGCCTTCCTGTACACCGGGCACGCCAGCGTCATCTACCTCGCCGCCATCGGCGCGCTGATGATCGCCGTCAGCTGGGCCTACACGCACATCTGCCGGTGCTTCCCCGATGGCGGCGGTGTGTACTCGGCAGCACGGCAGCTCAGCCCGACGCTCTCGGTCGTGGGCGCCACGCTGCTGCTGAGCGGCTACATCATGACGGCCGCCATCAGCGTCATCGAGGCCTTCCACTACTTCGGGGTGCCCCACGGCCTCACGCTGCCGCTGGGCGTGATCACGATCGTGGGCATCGGGGTAGTGAACTGGCTGGGCTCGCGTCGCGCCGGCCAGTTCGCCCTGGTCATCGCCGTGATGGCCATGGTGGTGTCGGCGGTCCTGGCGGTGCTGGCGATCCCGCTGGTGGTGGACGGCCTGGGCACCATCTCGCTGGACTACTTCACCGAGGTCGGCCCCTTCGACGCCTGGGTGAGCTTCGCCAAGATCTGCCTGGCGCTCGCGGGCCTCGAAGCCGTCGCCAACATGACGGGCATCATGAAGAAGCCCGTCGCCAAGACCTCCCGGAAGACGATCTGGCCGGTGAGCCTCGAGGTCGTGGTGCTCAACATGGTTTTCGGCATCGCGCTGGCGGGGCTGAGCACCAACATCGCGACGACCTCCCCGGATGACCTGACCTACGGCCAGCAGCTCGCGATGTCGCAGCGGGCCATCGAGGTCGCCGTCGACGAGGGCTCGATCGAGCCGGCCGACGCCCAACGCATCGAGGAGGTCCGCGCCTACCGCGATACCGCCATGAAGGTGGTCGCGGCCGAGAGCGGCGAGCGATGGACGGGCAGCGAGACGGTCTCGCTGGTCTTCAGCAAGGTCGCGGGCATCACCTTCGGGCTGCTGCTGCTCAGCGCCACCAACACGGCCGTCATGGCGATGGTGTCGGTCCTGTTCGCGATGGCCCAGGATCGCGAGCTGCCCCGATCGCTGACGCGGCTGAACTACTCGGGCGTGCCCTGGATCGGGCTGATCGTGTCGGTCATCGTGCCCATCGGCGTCATCCTGGTCGAGCAGGACGTGCAGGTGCTCGCCAAGCTCTACGTGCTGGGCGTGTGCGGCGCCATCACGACCAACATCCTGTGCTGCGCCGTCAACCGCAAGCTGGAGCTGGGCCGCGGCGTGCGGATCGGCATGTGGATCATGGGCTCGGTGCTGGGCGCGGTCTCGCTGACCATCGCCGCTACGCAGCTCGAGTCGCTGGCGTTCAGCGGCGGGCTGGTGGCGCTGGTGCTCGGGCTGCGGCAGATCATGCAGTGGCAGCGCAAGGGCGGGCCCGAGCCCATCCCCGAACCGATCCGCGGCTGGCTGAGCGAGGTGAAGCGCGAGCCCATCGCGCTCGACGCCAACCGTCCGAGGATCATGCTCGCCGCCCGCGGCCGCTACCAGGCCGAATTCGCCTGCGACCTGGCCAAGAGCCGCGATGCGGTGCTGTTCGTGCTGTTCGTCCGCGTCTTCCGGGTGGGCGAATTTGGCCCGCTGCGGACGCCCAACATCGAGGAGGATTACGAGGCCCAGCAGGCCCTGGGCTCGACCATCGTGCTGGCGCGCGAACTGGGCGTTACGTGCATGCCCATCTACGTCACCAGCACCGAGATCGCCCCCGAGATCCTGGACTACACCGTGACCTACGGCTGCGACACGCTCATCATGGGCAAGAGCCGTCGATCGGTCTTCAGCCGCAAGATCGAGGGCGACGTCATCACCCGCGTGGCCGAGCACCTGCCCGACAACGTCTCGCTCATCACGCGGTCGGCCGACACGCCGCACGTCGCCCGGAGGCCCAAGCCCGAACCCGAGCCCGGTGCCGCGTCCGAGGCCGGAGCCGCGGACGACACGGGCGCGCCCCCCGCTCCTGGCAGGGACGCGGACGACACGCCGGCCTAG
- a CDS encoding Ppx/GppA phosphatase family protein, which yields MSTLDANADADARRAASAAPHPATTGPLRLAAIDVGTNSIRLIVAEHDGEGGYRILDDEKVTPRLGHGLGETGMIAPDRIEQAIDAIERMKQIAIGYGVAEIRVIGTSAAREARNGQELIEGVRRVSNLAMQVIGPDEEGRLAHKSVVGAFDVAGRQFAVADIGGGSTELVFSRAGAIEKIVGLKIGAVRMTERFGGADGSRGEHFEEMRQFLRGSIEAAVGRLPLRPTVLYGTGGTYAALAAIHQASIGRPIESVQGQRLSRAEVGKTLDAVRELIRRGKDVPGLSKDRYDIIVPGAAIVEALMDVLAAPELVVHDRGIRDGLMLEMIHERTRRRPPAQAGRSASLRRFARTCRYHEAHSEHVTGLALQIFDQLAERVPALAGELAPQAPAHPIVLDGHTGLDAEARTLLEAAGVLHDIGYLVNHSKHHKHSYYIIANSELDGYGPRERELIANIARYHRRSHPKPSHDAYAALDAHERKVVRRLAAILRVADGLDRTHTQIVERVVVRIDGNSVVFVVDAPTDVATDIWGAQRKSELFTQAFGLRCRFEIG from the coding sequence ATGAGCACGCTGGATGCCAACGCCGATGCCGACGCCCGCCGGGCCGCCTCCGCCGCGCCCCATCCCGCGACCACCGGCCCGCTGCGGCTCGCCGCCATCGATGTCGGCACCAACTCCATCCGCCTGATCGTGGCCGAGCACGACGGCGAGGGCGGCTATCGCATCCTCGACGACGAGAAGGTCACCCCCAGGCTGGGCCACGGGCTGGGCGAGACGGGGATGATCGCGCCCGACCGCATCGAGCAGGCCATCGACGCCATCGAGCGGATGAAGCAGATCGCCATCGGCTACGGCGTCGCCGAGATCCGGGTCATCGGCACGTCCGCGGCCCGGGAAGCCCGCAACGGCCAGGAGCTGATCGAGGGCGTCCGCCGCGTCAGCAACCTCGCGATGCAGGTGATCGGCCCGGACGAGGAGGGCCGCCTGGCGCACAAGAGCGTCGTGGGCGCCTTCGACGTCGCCGGTCGGCAGTTCGCCGTCGCGGACATCGGCGGTGGCTCGACCGAACTCGTCTTCAGCCGTGCGGGCGCCATCGAGAAGATCGTGGGCCTCAAGATTGGTGCCGTGCGGATGACCGAGCGCTTCGGCGGAGCCGACGGCAGCCGCGGCGAGCACTTCGAGGAGATGCGGCAGTTCCTGCGAGGCTCCATCGAGGCGGCCGTCGGCCGGCTCCCGCTGCGGCCCACGGTCCTCTACGGCACGGGCGGGACCTACGCGGCCCTCGCGGCGATCCACCAGGCCTCCATCGGCCGGCCCATCGAGAGCGTGCAGGGCCAGCGGCTCAGCCGGGCCGAGGTCGGCAAGACGCTCGACGCCGTCCGCGAGCTCATCCGCCGCGGCAAGGACGTGCCGGGCCTTTCCAAGGATCGCTACGACATCATCGTGCCCGGCGCCGCGATCGTGGAGGCGCTCATGGACGTGCTCGCCGCGCCCGAGCTGGTCGTGCACGACCGCGGCATCCGCGATGGGTTGATGCTCGAGATGATCCACGAGCGGACGCGTCGCCGGCCGCCGGCGCAGGCCGGCCGCTCGGCCTCGCTCCGCCGCTTTGCCCGCACCTGCCGGTACCACGAGGCCCACAGCGAGCACGTGACCGGGCTGGCGCTGCAGATCTTCGACCAGCTGGCCGAGCGGGTGCCGGCACTCGCCGGCGAGCTCGCGCCGCAGGCGCCGGCGCACCCGATCGTGCTCGACGGGCACACCGGGCTGGACGCCGAGGCGCGGACGCTGCTCGAGGCCGCCGGCGTGCTGCACGACATCGGCTACCTCGTCAACCACTCCAAGCACCACAAGCACAGCTACTACATCATCGCCAACAGCGAACTGGACGGTTATGGCCCGCGGGAGCGGGAGCTGATCGCCAACATCGCGAGGTACCATCGCCGCAGCCATCCCAAGCCAAGCCACGATGCCTACGCCGCGTTGGACGCGCACGAGCGGAAGGTCGTCCGCCGGCTTGCGGCCATCCTCCGCGTCGCCGACGGCCTCGATCGCACCCACACGCAGATCGTCGAACGCGTCGTGGTCCGCATCGACGGGAATTCCGTCGTATTCGTCGTCGACGCGCCGACGGACGTGGCGACCGACATCTGGGGGGCGCAGCGGAAGAGCGAGCTGTTCACCCAGGCGTTCGGCCTGCGGTGCCGCTTCGAGATCGGGTAG
- a CDS encoding UvrD-helicase domain-containing protein, which translates to MTAMDATDGRHAPDSMAPDPADPLLKDLTDAQREAVLATEGPVLVLAAAGSGKTRVITRRIGQLIRLGVPSWAILALTFTNKAAAEMRERVGLLLGEDPRATRGLTVGTFHSLCARLLRRYADDPALPDVRPDFTIYDTSDQTALMKRTIKDLELNTSNWAPRSVLGTISNAKNELLDADAYAARASDFYEKQVARIYSAYHAAMRDAGAVDFDDLLLLTAQLLRRSERARTELRDRWQYLLIDEYQDTNRAQFEIAALLAGEAGKDGRGENGPNFCVVGDPDQSIYGWRGADISNILEFEKQYPACRVIPLGENFRSTGAILRTADTLIRQNQVRKHKDLFTSGDAGEAVEVTLCQDERHEAELVADWLEARGEDGLPWRDMAVFYRTNALSRVMEDALRSHGLPYRIARGTAFYDREEVKNAIAYLRVVANPADGVSLARIVNTPSRGIGKTSLDRLDAAATHAGIPMFDALRDPQQHAEVTPRSANACREFVAMIEGWTGHGTFMGAEVSTSLADLVARVIDDSGLRPMYAKRAAGSRGAGGEEDESRLDNLDQVISGAAEFEQEYDPAGDPLAFTDAERAQAGDDAETPPLLAMLRAWLETVALVSDQDAVDAAGGAVTLMTLHASKGLEFPAVAMIGLEEGTLPHSRARESDAELEEERRLCFVGITRAMTRLLMTSARIRSVRGVPERTIPSRFLGELGAEGDEHLRVSDQGDPTAIDHADPWGDRPARRSGVHNADAPRPGQTYAVGSKVRHPQFGVGTVVSCGTGRGARARVDFVGLGVKTLILEYARLTPAD; encoded by the coding sequence ATGACCGCGATGGACGCCACGGACGGCCGCCATGCTCCCGATTCGATGGCCCCGGACCCCGCCGACCCGCTGCTGAAGGACCTCACCGACGCCCAGCGGGAGGCGGTGCTGGCGACCGAGGGGCCCGTGCTGGTGCTGGCGGCCGCGGGCAGCGGCAAGACGCGGGTCATCACCCGCCGCATCGGCCAGCTCATCCGCCTGGGCGTACCTTCCTGGGCCATCCTGGCGCTGACCTTCACCAACAAGGCCGCCGCCGAGATGCGTGAGCGCGTCGGCCTGCTGCTGGGCGAGGACCCCCGGGCGACACGGGGCCTGACCGTCGGCACCTTCCACAGCCTGTGCGCGCGGCTGCTTCGGCGGTACGCCGACGACCCCGCGCTGCCGGACGTCCGCCCCGACTTCACCATCTACGACACGAGCGACCAAACGGCGCTGATGAAGCGGACCATCAAGGACCTGGAGCTGAATACCAGCAACTGGGCGCCCCGGTCGGTGCTCGGCACGATCAGCAACGCCAAGAACGAGCTGCTGGACGCCGACGCATACGCCGCGCGGGCCAGCGACTTCTACGAGAAGCAGGTGGCCCGCATCTACTCGGCCTACCACGCCGCGATGCGAGACGCGGGCGCCGTCGACTTCGACGACCTGCTGCTGCTGACTGCTCAGCTCCTCCGCCGCAGCGAGCGGGCGCGCACGGAGCTCCGCGACCGCTGGCAGTACCTGCTGATCGACGAGTACCAGGACACCAACCGGGCGCAGTTCGAGATCGCGGCGCTGCTGGCGGGCGAGGCGGGCAAGGACGGCCGGGGCGAGAACGGCCCCAACTTCTGCGTCGTGGGCGACCCGGACCAGTCTATCTATGGCTGGCGGGGCGCCGACATCAGCAACATCCTCGAATTCGAGAAGCAGTACCCGGCCTGCCGCGTCATCCCGCTCGGCGAGAACTTCCGCTCGACGGGCGCGATCCTGCGCACCGCCGACACGCTGATCCGCCAGAACCAGGTCCGCAAGCACAAGGACCTGTTCACCAGCGGCGACGCGGGCGAAGCCGTCGAGGTCACGCTGTGCCAGGACGAGCGGCACGAAGCCGAACTGGTAGCCGACTGGCTGGAGGCCCGCGGTGAGGACGGCCTGCCCTGGCGGGACATGGCGGTGTTCTACCGCACCAACGCGCTCAGCCGCGTGATGGAGGACGCGCTGCGGAGCCACGGCTTGCCCTACCGCATTGCGCGGGGTACGGCCTTCTACGACCGCGAGGAGGTCAAGAACGCCATTGCCTACCTCCGCGTGGTCGCCAACCCGGCCGACGGCGTCTCGCTGGCGCGGATCGTCAACACGCCCAGCCGCGGCATCGGCAAGACGAGCCTCGACCGCCTCGACGCCGCCGCCACCCACGCCGGCATCCCGATGTTCGATGCCCTCCGCGATCCGCAGCAGCACGCCGAGGTCACGCCCCGGTCGGCCAACGCCTGCAGGGAGTTCGTGGCGATGATCGAAGGCTGGACGGGCCACGGCACGTTCATGGGGGCGGAAGTGAGCACCTCGCTGGCCGACCTGGTGGCCCGGGTGATCGACGACAGCGGACTCCGCCCGATGTACGCCAAGCGAGCGGCCGGCTCCCGGGGGGCGGGCGGCGAGGAGGACGAGTCCCGCCTGGACAACCTCGACCAGGTCATTAGCGGGGCCGCGGAGTTCGAGCAGGAGTACGACCCCGCGGGCGATCCACTGGCGTTCACCGACGCCGAGCGGGCACAGGCGGGCGACGACGCCGAGACGCCCCCGCTTCTGGCGATGCTCCGCGCGTGGCTCGAGACCGTCGCGCTCGTGAGCGACCAGGACGCGGTCGACGCGGCGGGCGGCGCGGTCACCCTCATGACCCTGCACGCCAGCAAGGGGCTGGAGTTTCCCGCCGTGGCGATGATCGGGCTCGAGGAGGGCACGCTGCCCCACAGCCGCGCCCGCGAGAGCGACGCCGAGCTCGAGGAAGAGCGGCGGCTGTGCTTCGTGGGCATCACCCGCGCCATGACGCGGCTGCTCATGACCTCTGCCCGCATCCGCAGCGTGCGGGGCGTGCCCGAGCGAACCATCCCCAGCCGCTTCCTGGGCGAACTCGGCGCAGAGGGCGACGAGCACCTGCGAGTCAGCGACCAGGGCGACCCCACCGCCATCGACCATGCCGATCCCTGGGGCGATCGACCCGCACGGCGCTCGGGCGTCCACAACGCCGACGCGCCGCGGCCCGGCCAGACCTACGCCGTGGGCAGCAAGGTGCGGCATCCGCAGTTCGGCGTGGGCACCGTGGTCTCCTGCGGCACGGGCCGGGGCGCCCGGGCCCGCGTGGACTTCGTCGGGCTGGGTGTCAAGACGCTGATCCTCGAGTACGCGCGGCTGACGCCGGCCGACTGA